The Lycium barbarum isolate Lr01 chromosome 4, ASM1917538v2, whole genome shotgun sequence nucleotide sequence AGAAGTTGCCATGAAAACAAAGAAACAAAGCTCGGAAGAAATTAGCATGAAATGGTTGACTCACCCTAAAGAACTTAGCTAAACACAAGTTGAAACTAAGTACTAAGTGTTAGCAAGCTTAGAATATCAAAAGAAATTGAAGCAGAATGGAAATTCTCAAGATCAGACTCAAAACCTGAAAAGTCTGATGCTAAAATTTCCTTGGTGCTGGTGGATTTTGTGGAGATGAAGTGATTTCGTGTTCGCTAAATTTTCTGAGGTTGGGGAATGTGTGGAGCCGAACTAGGTTCGTGCCCACGATCCTGCATGACCTCCTTCTCTGTGGTTGCTGCCTTGCTCCACGAAAAGTTTTGTGGCTACGAAGTGGTCCACGAACCTGGAGTTTCAGTGTCTTCTTCAGCGAGTTTTCAAGCTCCGATTCAATTCCAACTTGTTCAAATCACTTCCAACCACCTTCAAACTCTAGATTTAGGCgttcttgattaaaaaaaatgagtTTTCTTCAACACCCACGTGAATCTAACACTCTTTTGGTATCCAAAAATTAGAATTCAAACTAGAAACTTTATATTCTTCAATGGTGAGAAAATTTTGAAACTCAAAATCACTCAAATGGTTTCTGGATGCCTTCAAAGTCGAGATTCGAAGTTCTTTCAAGATGTCAGAACTTGTTTCAATAAAACTCAAGCTAAAAGGATTAACAAACAACAAATTTGGATCTATAAACTCAACTTGAAGCTCCTTTGGTgttcttcaaccaaaactcaGATTTCAACCTTGTAATGGTTTGGAAATCAATGACAATGATTCTAATAAGTTCCTTGGCTGATTTCGAATCAATGGAAACAAACCACGCTCAAAATGATCAACTACAATTCAGGTTCAGATTCTGAGATTTTGAAGAACTGGGAAAAAGTTTGACGGGAAGAGCGACTGTTTTTGagttttttcagttttttttttgctGTAATTTTCTTGTCAAATCTTAATCAGTGTTTATAGGAATAAAAACTAATCCaactctgataccaaatgataactTTCAAGTATTGAAAGACAAGAAATTACGGAAAGCAAGTAAAGTTAGCAACAATTAGGGGACAAAACCCTATTCACCTCTAATAGCAATCTAACAAGCACCTAAGCAACTCTAAAATCTCCTTAAAAGATAGAACACTCTTGCAAACTCTAGCTCAAATCTAAGGTTGCAATCAAAAGATCACAAAACTAATCACTAAGCTCCCAAACTAGGGTGTTAATTAGGGGTGGCCGTCGGTCAGTTCGGTTTTTTGATTTTGCAAACCAACAATCGAAACCTAACCAAACTAATTTCGGTTCGGTTATTTCGGTTTAGACCACATTATCAAAGATTTTTCTGCCAAAAAAATAAAGATGTTTGGAGGCTTTCTGCATTTTTTCTTGCTTTGAAGAAACTTTCAGTTACTTTTCAATCCTTGATCTTGGATTTGGGAGTCTTCACGTGGTGGAAATTAGCTTGATATCAACTTCAATCACTGCTCACTAGACCCGGCTGAATTCTTATTGTTGGAGTTCTAGGTATTTTATAGACTTTGCAAGTGGCAGTACAAAGAAGGAAGCATTTTGTTGCTTTGGGCAAGATAACTGAAGTTTGGTAAAATCGGTTTCTGAGGAACAATCAAGaattgaatttattagaagaGGTCGGATTGAGATGAATCTGCGGCGGAAGAGTGGGATTGATAGAAGCTTTAATGTGGGAAAGAGAGTGGTGCTTGTTGGGCTGTTGTGGGTTGACTAGTGGGGCAAACTGATGGGTTAATAAGTAATGGAATGGCAGTGGACCGAGAATTATTCATTTGGCTAAAGCTTAAAGGTTGTCAAGTATTATACATATTTCGGTTTTCTGGTTTACCTGAATTTTAATTGAAAAACCGAAACTGAATTGACTAAACGAGATTTTAAATAATGAAAATCGAAAAGAGACTCCAAAACCGAAATAACTCGGTTTGGTCGGTTTTTTCAGTTTCAACCACCGAAGGCCCACTCCTATATGTTCATCATCATGAGTTTAATGTTCATATTCAAAATAGTGTAAACCTACCAAATGGGGAAAGTGGGATGTTTATACTCAAGTTTAGCGTAAGCTTAAATTGTCTAAAATACCCCTAACTAGGCCTTGAAATACATTTAGGCCGAAAATGGTAAAAACAGTAAATGGTAATTCGTCTCCGTGGTTTCACTTCGTGGAGACGAACCCTTGTGTCTTCTCAGTAGTTCATCTCCCCTATTTCACTTCGTGGAGTCGAAACCTTGTGTCCTCAGCCATGTTCGTCTCCACAAGTTGCATTCGTGGAGATGACTTTCTGCAACTCCCTTGCTGCCCAAGTCCACAAACTCTTTTGTGGAGCCGAAGTGGCCCTCGGGCTCTTCACTTGTGGCTTCTTCAACATCGCTTTCAAGCTCGTCCTTCCACTTAAGCACGGTGTAGTATGAGTGGCCTTTTTCAAATGGTCCGTTGATGCTTTCCACTCGATCATAAGCAATCCAAATACATGTAGCTCCTTAGCTTTGGCTAGGAGTCAAAGGCCTTGAAGGTGCACGCATGAGCTCAGATTTATCAATTTGTACTCTTGTTCACAACTTGACTTCCCATCATGGAAGATTACCATCCGGTACCTATGCTGGTGAGAGATAGTAGGTACCCGGTGAATTTGTCAAGGTGCGCAAAACTAGGTTGAACCATCTGTATTAAAAAGATGCTCATTAAGATTAGGAATATTTTGCATCTCTGGTCGTACATGATAACTAGAGTACCAAGAATTAGGAAACTTTCCTCTGATTGTAGCTCATAACTGCTATCATAATAAGGAGCCTTCTTGTTTGTTTACCCACCAATTTCACTAAGAGCTTTCTCACCTATTATTTTGTCTTTGCATGCACTTGTtcttatttgtttttcttttcctgTATTCATAAGAGTCTATGCATTTGTATTTTGAAGCACTTTCTGGGACACTACCTGTTTAAAAGCAAGACACTTCAGGACGAGTTCAGTCCAGAAGGTTTGTGTAGAGCTGCCATGTTTGCTTTGTTGGTGAAGGAAGAGCTTGAGTGCTGGCCTGAACAGAGccttagaagaagaagttggctgacAGTTCCAGAAGCAATTGAATGTTGCCGGCACCCATGGATGCGACAGGCTCTCGATGAAGGATTTTTGAAGTGGCATGACAGTGGTAAGACAAGCACAATGAATTGCAAGGACTAGtttttgaggttttttttttctcaacttCCCGGTAGGAAGACACTGGTCCTCAAACTCAAAGTTGGATGGTGTCATGGTGTGTATTAGCTTCAGTTCCATTTTAGGACTAGGAGGTAAGAGAATCAGCAAATAGTTTGTCTTAGATATTGAACCGCATTTTAATGATTCCATGATGAATAGACTTGATGGTGAATTGGTAAGAACAAAGAAGACATCTTCATTATGTCTAACCAACTACATTTGGTTCGATAACCTTGTTGTGGACTAACCAAATTAGTTAGTTTAACAAATGATGCTTTACATCCTAGTATTGTAATTACGTTGTTATTCTCGTTTGATGCGGATAAATGTTATGCATATTATGGGAAACTATACAATTTCATTATTTCTATCCTCCATGGGCAGACCTAGTGTATAACTTATGAGTTCATCCAAACTTAGTAATCTTAAATTTGGACCTTATATATGTATTAAAAATTCATTAAATAGATACAAATAATATAAGTTTGAACTCGGTAAATTTGAATAGATACAAATAGTATAGTTTGAACTCTCGTAATTTGAAACTATATTATTTGAATAGATACAAATAATATAAGTTTGAACTCTCGTAATTTGAATAGATACAAATAATATAGTTTGAACTCTCGTAATTTGGCCACATGGTAAAGCAGTGAGGCCTAGTGATATGATGCAGAGGACCTAATCTAACTTGTTAAACAATATGTCTCCGTCTGGTTTATGACAAATGAAAGAAACGCGAGGACAGTGTATTATCTTACGCTCCTGAAAACTACTAAGCTCGATCGAGGACATACAATTTTCGGTAAATGGCCAAATATATCCCCTACTATCGAAAATAGTTTAAATATATCCGTTGTTTAACTATCCGTCTAATTAACAGCTTGCCGTTATAGTTTGGCACTAAATTGCCCCATTTGGACAGAGGGACACGTGGCAGTTGTAGAACAGAAACCCCCATCCCCTATTTTAGTAACCGAGTTAACTAAAAACCATCCATGATCCGATCCaaattcctccccccccccccccccccccccccactaaaAAAAACTATACGCCTACTAAACTAATAGCCGAAAATTGTGCAGTTCTTATCCCTTCCCGTTTTTGAGATAATGTGAACGTTGGGTGTTTAAGAGAGTGAGCAGCCAATAAAAGGTCTTTCAATTCAAAAGCAATGGCACACGGCTGGCTGTCGGAGAAGTACTGGTAGCATCCACGGTGGCATACCTCAATTAAAAGTTGACGGGCTTGAATGGAAAATCAAAAAGATGATTATCGTGGAAGAAGTGTCCAAAGATGAGCCCAAGAAGATGTTTATCGTGGAAGAAGAACCCGAGAATGAGTTCAAGAATTATAGCAAGGAATGAACTAAATGCTTCACATAATTCATGATTCAAGTCCAAGTCCAAGAGGAGGAAGATTGGAGCCACGTGAAGCCCATAAGAACAGGAGTGCCCAACAAGGGGCTTATTTGGGGCAATTTGCACGGTTGGCCTTATTCGAGGCTAGTCttcaatttttgtccctcaaattgctggtctttaatttttttcattcGCCTAAACTATCCCGAGGTTGTAGGTTCGAACTCCGGCtcagtaaaaaataataattagcaAGGTGGAGTTCGTTGCATAATTAGGACTATTCGGGTTAAGGCTTAACTTTGGTAAAATTCCAGTAGAGTTAAATGGAAAAaaatgacaattttttttttgccttaaggcatactTTTCGCGAAGCTTTGCttggcgatttttttttttgactgatcaggggttcgaacccggaatcTCGGATATTTTTGGTCACTTTTTTAAGCAAacgataaaaattaaagaccagcaatttgaggggcagaaattaaagaccagcgcctttgaaggatAATCCGTGCAAGAAAAATGGCTTATTTGCTACCCCAAAGTGTTGAAAGTGCAAGCTCAACAAGGGCTGTTTTACCCGAGAAATTGGACCCAAAGAGGGGCTGATATTCACGCCCAAAAAGTGTAGAAAATGGGCGTGCATTTTTGGTGCAAAATTGTTACTTTTCCCTTATTCTTTGTTAATTGGTTTTGGGAGTTATTTTACATGCTTTTCTAATTTAAAGTTTCCTAATTTAATTCTAGTtagattttattattttattattttcataaaagtAGATTTCAATCCCATTCTATTTGGGATAAGTTTCCCCTTTATATAggtgatagcatccatggtagctcagaattattgaaggacgtggatgaagatatggaagttccaagaagacccatgacaagatctcaaacgaggaaattgcaagacaagcttaatgggctgcaatcaacaattcaaaagtgtcttgtgatggaagaagagctccagcccaattcagattttttcctcaagtcttacacttatttggaggcccaaattaaagtccaaagtgagatgaaatgaggcccaaatcagccccaaaagaagaagtttccagcagcccaaattggcccaaattagtttctagaataaataattaattgttgttttaatctatgttgacttgcattggtccaagtgtgtcttctaggttgttttaatctatgttgactacattggtcctagtgtgggaagtcttctatgtttctagggaagataattcccatttatttctatttggactagttccttcctttacaactatatataggggtgattgtcatccattgtaaatcagattttgaagaatatattatattgagagttcttttgaacctttgtggcattactttaggatttatctttcaacctaactagttcct carries:
- the LOC132636096 gene encoding nudix hydrolase 16, mitochondrial-like, with translation MSELVARTGRHQQRYEAGYRLIAGCIPFRFRNMEDNSGESSEKIVEVLMINSTSGPGLLFPKGGWEKDETVKEAAIREAIEEAGVRGDLVHFLGHYLFKSKTLQDEFSPEGLCRAAMFALLVKEELECWPEQSLRRRSWLTVPEAIECCRHPWMRQALDEGFLKWHDSGKTSTMNCKD